The sequence below is a genomic window from Vicingus serpentipes.
ATCCATCAACAAATTTGTTCAGTGTTGATGCTCTATTATTTAGTAAGCATGGTGTTGGGTTGACTGTTTTTCAAGATAAGCTAGGTATTGAGACTTCTTTAGTCGCTAAACTAGCATATTCTTATCATTTAACTTTAGGGCCAGGATCTTTAGGGATTGGTGTTGAAGGTGGATATTTAAGTAAGTCTTTTGGTTCTGACTTTATAGCTGTTGATGATCCAAACTTTGATCCATCAATTCCAAATGGAGGGACTTCAGCTGGAACATTTGATTTAGGAATGGGATTGTATTATAACATACCTAATAAAATGTATGTTGGTATTTCAACGTTGCACTTAACTGCATCTGAATTGCAAGATGTTGCTGATGGTGGCACAGGTACAGGTGCATTAAACTTTGCTCAATCTAGACATTATTATATTATGGCAGGTTATGATTGGGATATGTCAGGAGGAGCTCAAAAGTGGGTTTTAAAACCATCTATATTAGCAAAAACTGATGCAGCTTCAACTCAATTAGATATAAATGCACTTGTGATGTACAATAAATTAGTTTGGGGAGGCGTTTCTTATAGAATCGAAGATGCAATAGCAGTGCTTGCAGGTGTAAATATTCCACAGTTACCTGGGCTTAAAATTGGAGCGTCTTATGATATTACAATGTCTAGTTTAGGTGATCATAGTAGCGGAAGTTTAGAATTTATGGTTAAATATTGTACTAATATATCTAAGCCAGCTAAAAGAGAGGTTTATCATTCAGTAAGATTTTTATAAAAATACGTAACCTTAATTAAAACTATACGTTAAAACTCAGTTTGTCGTTAACTTTAAAAACGATTTCACTACTTTATATTAAGTAGAATTAAAGAAGGAGGTAACATGAAACGAATATTAATATTATTAGCAGTAGTTGTTCTTTATGCTTGTAGCAAAGGGAATGGAGAGTTGATTGGTGTGCAAGGAAGAGAGGAGTGGTATCAACCAGATCCATTTGGGATGTTATTCATACCAATGGGTAGTTATAATATGGGTCCATCAGATCAAGATGTACCATATTCTTTAACAGCACAAACAAGAACTGTATCGGTTCAAGCATTTTATATGGATCAGACAGAAATTTCTAATAACGAATATAGACAGTTTGTTTATTGGGTAAGAGATTCTATGGCTAGAAGAATTATGGCTGAAGAAGTTGATGAAGAAGCATTTTCTATAGCAGAAAATGATTATGGAGAAGAAATTGATCCCCCATTATTAGATTGGTATACTAAACTAAAATGGGATGAACCTGAAGCAAGAGAAGCTTTAGAACCTATGTTTTATTCTCCTGCTGAAAGATTTTATAGAAGAAGAGAGTTAGATGCTCGTAAACTAAACTACGAGTACTATTGGATAGATTATAGAAGAGCTGCTAAAAGAGAAAGCCGTGATTCAGAAGATCATGCGTTTAGTATGGATAGATCTAAGTTTATTATGAGAGATGTTATAAATGTTTACCCTGACACACTTGCTTGGATACATGATTTAACATACTCATTTAACGAGCCAATGACTAAAAATTATTTTTGGCACCCGGCATATGATGATTATCCTGTTGTAGGTGTTTCATGGAAACAGGCTACTGCGTTTTGTATCTGGAGAACTCAATTATTAGAAAGTTTTTTAATTGGTAATGGCTCAGCCATAGTTAATGACTTTAGACTACCTACTGAATCGGAGTGGGAATGGGCTGCAAGAGGTGGCTTAGACTTAAGTCCTTACCCTTGGGGTGGGCCTTATATTAGAAATAGTAGAGGTTGTTTCTTAGGTAACTTCAAGCCTATGAGAGGGAACTACATAGATGATGGTGGATTCCATACTGTAAAAATTAATTCTTACAATCCCAATGATTTTGGATTATATTGTATGGCTGGAAATGTTGCAGAGTGGACAAGTAACGCATTTGATGAGTCTGCATATAATTTTGCACATGATTTAAATCCAGATTACATGTATGACGCTAAAGAAAATGATCCTCCTTCATTAAAAAGAAAAGTAATTAGAGGAGGTTCATGGAAAGATGTTGGGTATTATTTACAAACATCAACAAGAACTTACGAGTATCAAGATACTGCTAAGTGTTATATTGGATTTAGATGCGTGATGACGTATTTAGGAAGAGCCAAAGACGACAATTTATAATTAGTAATTTATTAACCTATCTATATAATTAACTTTTAAAAACTAAAACTTATGGGATTTGTAGAATTTTTATTTGAAACAAAAAAAGGTAAAACCGTAATGGGTATTATTTACGGTTGGGGAGGCGCAATTGTAATTATTGGTGCACTTTTTAAGATTATGCACTGGCCTGGATCTTCTTTTTTCTTAATTGCAGGATTAGGAATTGAGGCTGCAATTTTCGCTATTTCAGCATTTGAGCCACCTCATATGGATTTGGATTGGACATTAGTATATCCTGAATTAGCTGGGATGGATGAAGGACATGGTCATGGAGGTCATTCAATCTCTAATAAACCTGTAACTGAACAATTAGATGATATGTTATCAGAAGCAAAAATTGGTCCTGAATTAATTGAAAGTTTAGGTCAAGGATTAAGAAGTTTAAGTGATAATGCAAATAAATTATCTCAAATTTCTGACGCATCTGTTGCAACTAATGATTATACAGATAGTTTGAAAAATGCATCAACAAAAGTTTCTGACTTAGCTGATACTTATGCTCAAGCTTCACAAGCTTTAACAGGTTTATCTGATGCAGCTCAATCTGGTTCATCTACTGGAGAAGAATTACAAAAAATGGCATCTACTTTAGAAGCTTTAAATAAATCATATGAAGTTCAACTGACAGGCTCTCAACAACAAGCTGAGACAATGACAGCAATGTATGAAGGTATCAATACATTAATGACTAATTTATCTGATTCAGTTGAAGATACTAAGCGTTATAAAGAAAATATTTCTGAATTATCGGTTAACTTATCTAAATTGAATACTGTTTATGGTAATATGTTAACTGCAATGAGTGTTCCAGCTGGAGCATAATTTAATTAAATTAATTTATTAATATTTAAAATCGATTAAATTATGGCTGGAGGAAAATTGCCACCAAGGCAGAAAATGATAGGTCTTATGTACCTTGTATTACTTGCGCTTCTTGCGATGAACGTTTCTAAATCAATTTTGGATTCATTTTTAGTAATTAATGACGGTATTGAGTCTACAAAAACAACATTTGCAGAAAAAAATGCTTTTTATTATGAAGCTTTCGATAGAGCAGCTAATGAAAGCCCTGCTGCAAAAGGATTTGCTGATAAAGCATATAAGGTGAAAAAATTAGCAGATGATATGGATGACCATATTAAAAAGCTAAAAAGTAAAATAATTGAGTTAACTGATGGTATTCCTAAAGAGGTTGCTGATACTATTAATGTAAGAAATGTTAGTGCTAAAGATAATTATGATCAGCCAACATTTGTTATGGGTATTGCAGATCCTCAAAAACCAACTAAAGTACCTGGATTGGAAGAGTTTAGTGGTGTTGTTTTAAGAGAAAAAATGAATGCTTTTGAAACAGGAGCTCTATCTGTTTTTGAAGATAAAGCAATAAAAGAAGATATAGCATCTAAAATTGCATATTTAAAAACATTACCTGTTAAAAATAGTAGTGGAGGAGAAGATCCATGGGAAGTAGGTGTTTTCTACCATATTCCATTAGCTGCTACAATTACTATGCTTTCTAAATTACAATCTGATGTTAGAACAGCTGAAGCTGAAGTTATTGCTAAACTTTATGAAAATATTGATGCCGGAGGAGTATCATTTAATAAAGTTGACGGTTTTGCTTACACTAAGAAAGCTTATGTAATGGATGGAGATACTTTTAAAGCTGAAATATTCACTGCAGCTTATGATGATAGAGTTGAACCAGAAATTTTCATTGGTCAAGTTGATAGTTCTCTAATTCTTAAAGGTGAAACTGATGAGAATAAGATCATGCAAGGAACTAAGAAAGATAGTTGGGAAGCAACTTCTGCTGGTACTGATGGATGGTATAAACTAGAAGACATTAAAGGTGGGAAAGGTTATTTAGCTGTAAAGCAAGGAATGGGAGTTCATGAATGGGGAGGAATAATTAAGGTTAAAACTAAAAAAGGACCTAAAGTATTTCCTTTTGCAAATACTTTTGAAGTTGGTAAACCATCTACAACTGTTGCTGCATCTGCAATGAATGTATTCTACATGGGAATTGATAATCCTGTATCAGTATCTGCACCAATGCCTAACTTTAAAGCTTCAGCACCTGGATTAAAGCAAGGGAAAGGGCAAGGTCAGTATATTATGAGACCTACAAAAGCTGGAAAGGTAACTATAAATGTTACTGGAACTGATGAATCAGGTAAAACTGTTAATCTAGGTAAGAGTGAATTTAGAGTTAAGAAAATTCCTAACCCTACTCCATATATAGCTGGTAAAACAGGTACATGTGTTATGTCTAAAGGTGATTTAGGTAGAGGTGTTATTCAAGCTAAAATGGAAGGGTTTGAATTTGATTTGAAAGTTGCTGTTGGTTCATTTACTTTAGGAACAACTTCGAATGGGGATTATACTGAAGCTAAATGCGTTGGTAATAGATTAGATTCTAAAGCGCAAAGCATGGTGAAAAAAGCTTCTAGAGGTCAAAGATTTTACTTAGAATCTATGAAAGTTAAAATGCCTGATGGAAGTACCAGAGAATTAGCAAACATTAACATTAAAATAATTTAATAGTTAAAATTAGTAAGAAGGAGGTTTATTATGTTACGAAAGTCTTTAATATTATGTTTACTTGTATTTTGTTCGTTTAGCATTTATGCTCAGAACAAAGTATTGGATAAGCCTTGGATAAAGGAAAATACTCCAACAAGACGAGTTATACCATATACTCATGTTAGAGAAGCCGATGTTATGTGGCAAAGAAGAGTTTGGCGAACTATAGATTTGCGTGAAAAAATAAATCACCCTCTTTATTATCCTATTACTCCTATTCAAGATAGAAAATGTTTATATGACGTACTTAAAGAAGGAATTCTAGAAGGAACTATTACTGCTTATGATGTTAATGATGATGAATTTACAATTCAATTAACAAAAGCTGAAGCTAAGACTCAGATGGGTGAGTGGAAAGAAAATAAGCAATATGATGAATGGGGAGAAGAGATATTAGGTGCTTCAGATTCTGTTTATAATGATTTTTCTGCTCAAGATATAGTTGAATATCGTTTAAAAGAAGAATGGTTTTTTGATAGAGAAAGATCAATTATGGATGTTCGTATTTTAGGTATTGCACCAGTTAGAAACAACATTGATGAAAATACAGGGGAGTCGAAAGGTAAAATGCCAATGTTTTGGGTTTATTTTCCAGAAGCTCGTTATGTATTTGCTAATTATGATGTTTTTAATCGTCAAAATGATGCCGAAAGAAGAACATTTGAAGATATTTTCTGGAAAAGAATGTTTAACAGTTATATTGTTAAGCGTTCAAATGTTTATGATAGAAATAATAAGAGTTATTTGAAGGGATTAGATCTTTTGTTAGAAGGAGATAAAATCAAAGAAGATATCTTTAATTATGAGCATGATTTATGGCACTTTTAGTGTTATCATAATAAACAAAAAAGCCTTATAGTTAACTATAAGGCTTTTTTGTTTGAGGTCGCGGACGGATTCGAACCGCCGTAGAAGCTTTTGCAGAGCTCTGCCTAGCCACTCGGCCACGCGACCCTTCTAAAAGGAATACAAATTTAACAATAATTTTTATTATGCTCGATTTAAATTTCGAACTTTATAACTTATAATTTTAGTTTATGATTATTGATTTAAGAAGTGATACAGTTACAAGACCATCTGATGCTATGCTAAATGCTATGTGGCAAGCTAAAGTTGGAGATGATGTATTGGGTGATGACCCAACTGTTAAGGAATTAGAGCAAAAAGTTGCTAATTTATTTGGAATGGAAGATGCTTTGTTTTGTCCGTCTGGGACTATGACTAATCAGATAGCAATTAAAATTCATACAAATTCTCCAGGTGAATTAATTTGTGATGAATTATCACATGTTTATAAATATGAAGGAGGAGGTATTGGTTTTAATTCTGGTTTAGCTACTAAATTATTAAAAGGAGATAGAGGTAGATTAAATGTTAAGATGGTTGAAGAAGCTATTAACCCTAATGATATTCATTTTCCTGAATCACAACTAGTAGTATTAGAGAATACTTGTAATAAAGGAGGAGGAACAATATATACACTTGATGATATTATTAGAATTAAACAATTATGCGAAGAGAAAGGTTTAAAGTTTCATTTGGATGGTGCTAGAGTTTTTAATGCAATTGTAGAATCAGATTATTCTGAAAAAGATTTAGGTAAATATTTTGATACAATTTCTGTTTGTCTGTCAAAAGGACTAGGAGCCCCAGTAGGTTCTTTACTTGTAGGATCTAAAAAAGATATTATTAAAGCAAGAAGAATACGTAAGATTTTAGGGGGAGGCATGAGACAAGCAGGGTATCTAGCTGCGGCCGGAATTTTTGCCCTTGATAATAATGTAGATAGATTAAAAGATGATCATTCTCGAGCTAGAGAAATAGCAAATAATATTGAAGGATTGTCGTTTATAAAAACCATCTGGCCAGTTTATACCAATATTTTGATTTTTGAAATAAATGATAATGTTGATTTAAATAATTTAATTTCAGGACTAGCAGAACACAATTTGAAAGTATCAGCTTTCGGTTCTCAATTAATTAGAATAGTAACTCATCTCGATTTTACTGATGAAATGCTAAGTGAAACAATAAAAATATTGCGAAATATAAAATTTTAAGATGATTCATATTAACGATACTATAATTTCAGAAGTTCTTTTAGAGAAAAAATTTGTTTGTAATTTAAAAGCTTGTAAAGGTGCTTGTTGTGTTGAAGGTGATGCTGGTGCACCATTAGATGAAGACGAGTTAAAAAAATTAGAAGAGGTTTATCCTATAGTAAAGGAATATTTATCAGACCAATCTATTAAAGCATTAGAAGAAAATTTATATACTGTAGACACTGATGGTGATTATGTTACTACTTTAATAAACAATAAAGAATGTGCTTATGTTGTTTTTGAAGAAGATGGAACAAGTAAGTGTGGAATAGAGCAAGCATACTTAGACGGGAAAACTGATTGGAAAAAACCAATATCTTGTCATTTATTTCCTGTTAGATTGAATGAGTATGAAACATTCACAGCTGTTAATTATGCTTATTGGGATATTTGTGATGATGCTTGTGTATTAGGAGAACAGCTAGGTGTTAAAGTATATCAATTTTTAAAAGAACCTCTTATTAGAAGATTTGGAGAAAAATGGTTTAATGAATTAGAATTGGTTGATCACAACTTTAATAAAATATAAAAAAATATTGGTTCGACAAAACCTTTTTTTTATTTGACCAACTAAAACATCCTTTCCATTAATTAAGATATCAATCATAACTAAGGCTATGTCTTTTTATATTATTTTATCCACAAAAATTTGTTGATTTACAATGTTGAAAACTTCAAATAATTGTGAATTCTTTTATGTTGTCCAGCGTATCTTTTTTATGAACTTTTGTAAACTGATTTGTTTCTCAATTGAAACTTTCCGGATTTATTTATTTTAAACATCAGTTAATTCTTTGTTTTTCAAATGATTAGCTGAATAATATGACAGGGCCAAACTATGGAAGAAACTACAAAAACAAAAGAAGAATTAAGTATTGAAGCTGTATTACCAAAAAATACAATTATTGCAAATGAAGAACCTATTTTAAAGGAAAATCCAGATAGGTTTGTTTTGTTTCCAATTCAGCATGATGATATCTGGAAATTTTATAAAGATCAACAAGCAAGTTTTTGGACTGCAGAAGAAATTGATTTATCTCAAGATTTAAATGATTGGGATAATAAACTAACTGAAGATGAGCGTTACTTTATTAAACATATTCTTGCGTTTTTTGCAGCTAGCGATGGTATTGTAAATGAGAACTTAGCTGAAAACTTTTTAAGTGAAGTACAATATACTGAAGCTAAATTTTTCTATGGCTTTCAAGTAATGATGGAGAATATTCATTCTGAAACTTATTCGCTTTTAATTGATACTTATATTAAAGATAACAAAGAAAAAGATTATCTATTAAATGCAATAGACACTTTTCCTCCAGTAAGAAAAAAAGCTGATTGGGCTTTAAGATGGATTGATAATGGAAGCTTTGCTGAAAGATTAGTTGCTTTTGCAGCTGTTGAAGGAATTTTCTTTTCAGGAAGCTTTTGCTCTATATTTTGGCTGAAAAAAAGAGGCCTTATGCCAGGACTTACTTTTTCAAATGAGTTGATCTCTAGAGATGAGGGAATGCATATGGATTTTGCTTGTCTTTTATATAACAACCATTTAGTAAATAAACTTAGTAAAGAAAAAATAACAAAAATTATTACTGATGCAGTTGATATAGAAGCGGAATTTGTTACTGAATCTTTACCAGTTCGTTTAATTGGAATGAACTCTGATTTAATGAATCAATATATTCAGTTTGTTGCTGACAGATTATTGAATGAATTAGGTTGTGAAAAAGTATATAACACAACAAACCCATTCGATTTTATGGATATGATTTCATTACAAGGTAAAACAAATTTCTTTGAAAAAAGAGTTGCTGAATACCAAAAAGCAGGAGTTTCTTCTGGAAGTGAACAAAATGATGCTTTTAGCCTTGACGAAGATTTTTAAATTATAAACAACCCTTAATATACCTGATACAAAATGTTTGTACAAAAAAGAGACGGAAAAAAAGAAGCTGTACAGTTTGACAAAATTACTGCTAGAGTAAAAAAACTTTGCTATGGATTAAATAGCCTTGTAGACCCTACTAAAGTTGCAATGAAAGTTATTGAAGGACTTTATGATGGTGTTACAACTTCGGAACTTGATAATTTAGCAGCTGAAGTTGCAGCAACAATGACTGTCCAACATCCTGATTTTGCATTGTTAGCCTCTAGAATATCAGTGTCTAATCTTCATAAGAATACTGAGAAAAGTTTTTCTGAAACAATGGAAATGCTTTTCAACTATATTGATCCAAAAACAGGAGAGGAAGCTCCATTGATTGCTAAAGATGTTTATGAAGTAATTAGAGATAATGCCGAAGCTTTAGATTCTGCGATTATTTACGATAGAGATTTTAATTACGATTATTTCGGTTTTAAAACATTAGAAAGAGCTTACTTGTTAAAGCTTGATGGCAAAATTGCAGAACGCCCACAACACATGTTAATGCGTGTTGCAATTGGAATTCACAAAGAAGATATAGAAGCTGCAATTGAGACTTATAATTTAATGTCTGAAAAATGGTTTACACACGCTACACCAACTTTATTTAATGCAGGAACACCTAAGCCTCAAATGTCATCTTGCTTCTTGTTAAGTATGCAAGACGATAGTATAGAAGGTATTTATGATACATTAAAGCAAACTGCTAAGATTTCTCAATCTGCTGGAGGAATAGGCTTAAGCATACATAACGTTAGAGCTACAGGTTCATATATAAAAGGAACAAATGGTGAATCAAATGGGATTGTACCAATGCTTAGGGTATTTAATGATACTGCTAGATATGTTGATCAAGGTGGAGGAAAGAGAAAAGGTTCTTTCGCTATCTATTTAGAACCTTGGCATGCAGATATTATCGATTTTCTTGACTTGAAGAAAAATCATGGTAAAGAAGAAAACAGAGCTAGAGATTTATTTTATGCAATGTGGACTCCTGATTTATTTATGAAGCGTGTTGAAGCTAATGCTGATTGGACTTTAATGTGCCCACATGAGTGCCCAGGACTTTATGATACTTATGGAGAAGAATTTGAAAAATTATATACAAAGTATGAGCAAGAAGGTAAAGGAAGAAAAACTATTTCTGCGCGTGAATTATGGAATACAATATTAGAATCGCAAATTGAAACAGGAACTCCATATATGCTTTATAAAGATGCATGTAATGAGAAGTCTAATCAAAAGAATTTAGGAACAATTCGTTCTTCTAATTTGTGTACTGAAATTATGGAATACACTTCTAAAGATGAGGTTGCAGTATGTAATTTAGCTTCTTTAGCATTGCCTAAATTTGTAATTGAAGGTAAATTTGATCACCAAAAATTATTTGACATTACTTATGTTGCAACTAAAAACTTAAATAGAATTATTGATAATAATTACTATCCAGTTGAAGAAGCACGTAATTCTAACTTCCGTCACCGACCGATAGGATTAGGTGTTCAAGGATTAGCTGATGCATTTATTTTGTTAAGAATGCCTTTCGAATCGGAGGAAGCTAAAAAATTGAATTCAGAAATTTTTGAAACTATTTATTATGCAGCAATGACTGCTTCTAAAGATCTAGCAAAAGTTGATGGCGCTTATGAATCCTATAAAGGTTCTCCAGTTTCGCAAGGAATTTTCCAATATGATATGTGGGGAGTTACACCATCTGACAGATGGGAATGGGATGTATTGAAGGAGGAAGTAGCTAAATACGGAGTTAGAAACTCTTTATTGTTAGCTCCAATGCCAACAGCATCTACTTCTCAAATTTTAGGAAATAACGAATGTTTTGAACCTTATACTTCGAACATATACACACGTAGAGTGTTGTCTGGAGAATTTATTGTAGTGAATAAACATTTATTAAGAGACTTAAATAAATTAGGTATTTGGAATGATGAGTTGAAAAATAGAATTATGGCTGAAAATGGTTCTATCCAAAACATACCAGAAATACCAGAAAATTTAAAAGAATTATACAAGACAGTTTGGGAGATAAAACAAAAAACAGTTCTTGATATGGCTGCAGATAGAGGGGCATTTGTTTGTCAGTCTCAGTCGTTGAACTTATTTATGGAAAATCCAAATTTTGCAAAACTTACATCAATGCATTTTTATGCATGGAAAAAAGGATTGAAAACGGGAATGTATTATTTAAGAACCAAAGCTGCTCGTGATGCTGTTAAATTTACAGTAACAAAAGATGCTATTGCTCAACCGACTGCTCAGCAGTTAAAAGAAGAAGCAGAAGCTGCTTTGGCATGTTCTTTAGATAATCCAGATAATTGTGAAATGTGTAGTGGATAACTACAAAAAGATACCTTCTTCAAAAAGCGCCCTTAGTTATTAAACGGGGCGTTTTTTATTTAATTGAACAGCCCCGGTATGTCTTTTTAATTTATTTATCTTTGATTATTCTCTATTTAATTTGAAACGAATTGCAGTAATGAAACAAATTCTGTTTTACATATTAATTTTTATTGCAGTAGAAGTTTCTGCTCAGTCTGATTATTATATCATTGATACAACAGGAATAGGCATTGCTAATTTAGATGATAATGATAAGCACCTTTTAGATTCTATTCTTCCTTTAGCGAATAAAGCGGCTAACGACTCATTATTAATTGAATATGTTGCACATTTAGCAGAGAATTGTTGGGATGAAAAACTATGGCCAAAATATAATAGAAAACTAATTGAAATAGCAGATAGGAACTTAATTGATGGCTATAGTGAGCACTTTTTTTCATATAAGGCATCAGCTATTAATAATATCGGGTTTTTATTCGATTCTCAAGGGAAAACAGTTTTAGCAATAGAAAATTATAAGGCAGCTATGGATTTGTTTGAAAATACAAATGACAAAATAGGCTTGTCTTCAACTTTAAATAATCTAGGTAAAGCTTATTACAATATTGGTGATGTAGAAAAAGCACTGAATTATAATTTAAGGGCGTTAAAAATTCGAGAAGATATTGGTGATGAAGAACGAACAATTGTTGTAAACAATAATATTGCAACCATTTATCAACAACAAGGAGAAGATTCTATAGCCGAATTTTATTATAGAAAAGCCTTAAAAAGCAGTTTAAAATACAATAATAAACACGTTCAAGCTATTGCACATCAACAGATAGGGAAATTATTTTTTCAAAAGCAAGAGTTTGATTCAGCAATAGTATATTATGATATCTCCTATCAACTTAGAAAAGAAATAGGGTTTAAAGCAGGAATGGCTGAATCTTTACAGAGCATTGGTGAATTATATGCAAAAAACTACCAAGAAGATAAGGCTTTATCTGTTTTTATGGAATCACTTAAAATATCAGAAGATGCCGATTATTTGGATGGAAAAATTGCTTCTAAAGTAGGGATTTCTCCTCTTTTAATGGAAAAAGGAGAAACTCAAAAAGCACTTAAACT
It includes:
- a CDS encoding PorP/SprF family type IX secretion system membrane protein, producing the protein MKKYIVSAALFFTGMVAFAQQDAQFTQNMFNKLSVNPGYAGANGGICGTFLSRTQWTGFDGHPSTNLFSVDALLFSKHGVGLTVFQDKLGIETSLVAKLAYSYHLTLGPGSLGIGVEGGYLSKSFGSDFIAVDDPNFDPSIPNGGTSAGTFDLGMGLYYNIPNKMYVGISTLHLTASELQDVADGGTGTGALNFAQSRHYYIMAGYDWDMSGGAQKWVLKPSILAKTDAASTQLDINALVMYNKLVWGGVSYRIEDAIAVLAGVNIPQLPGLKIGASYDITMSSLGDHSSGSLEFMVKYCTNISKPAKREVYHSVRFL
- the porK gene encoding T9SS ring complex lipoprotein PorK/GldK, producing MKRILILLAVVVLYACSKGNGELIGVQGREEWYQPDPFGMLFIPMGSYNMGPSDQDVPYSLTAQTRTVSVQAFYMDQTEISNNEYRQFVYWVRDSMARRIMAEEVDEEAFSIAENDYGEEIDPPLLDWYTKLKWDEPEAREALEPMFYSPAERFYRRRELDARKLNYEYYWIDYRRAAKRESRDSEDHAFSMDRSKFIMRDVINVYPDTLAWIHDLTYSFNEPMTKNYFWHPAYDDYPVVGVSWKQATAFCIWRTQLLESFLIGNGSAIVNDFRLPTESEWEWAARGGLDLSPYPWGGPYIRNSRGCFLGNFKPMRGNYIDDGGFHTVKINSYNPNDFGLYCMAGNVAEWTSNAFDESAYNFAHDLNPDYMYDAKENDPPSLKRKVIRGGSWKDVGYYLQTSTRTYEYQDTAKCYIGFRCVMTYLGRAKDDNL
- the porL gene encoding type IX secretion system motor protein PorL/GldL; protein product: MGFVEFLFETKKGKTVMGIIYGWGGAIVIIGALFKIMHWPGSSFFLIAGLGIEAAIFAISAFEPPHMDLDWTLVYPELAGMDEGHGHGGHSISNKPVTEQLDDMLSEAKIGPELIESLGQGLRSLSDNANKLSQISDASVATNDYTDSLKNASTKVSDLADTYAQASQALTGLSDAAQSGSSTGEELQKMASTLEALNKSYEVQLTGSQQQAETMTAMYEGINTLMTNLSDSVEDTKRYKENISELSVNLSKLNTVYGNMLTAMSVPAGA
- the porM gene encoding type IX secretion system motor protein PorM/GldM encodes the protein MAGGKLPPRQKMIGLMYLVLLALLAMNVSKSILDSFLVINDGIESTKTTFAEKNAFYYEAFDRAANESPAAKGFADKAYKVKKLADDMDDHIKKLKSKIIELTDGIPKEVADTINVRNVSAKDNYDQPTFVMGIADPQKPTKVPGLEEFSGVVLREKMNAFETGALSVFEDKAIKEDIASKIAYLKTLPVKNSSGGEDPWEVGVFYHIPLAATITMLSKLQSDVRTAEAEVIAKLYENIDAGGVSFNKVDGFAYTKKAYVMDGDTFKAEIFTAAYDDRVEPEIFIGQVDSSLILKGETDENKIMQGTKKDSWEATSAGTDGWYKLEDIKGGKGYLAVKQGMGVHEWGGIIKVKTKKGPKVFPFANTFEVGKPSTTVAASAMNVFYMGIDNPVSVSAPMPNFKASAPGLKQGKGQGQYIMRPTKAGKVTINVTGTDESGKTVNLGKSEFRVKKIPNPTPYIAGKTGTCVMSKGDLGRGVIQAKMEGFEFDLKVAVGSFTLGTTSNGDYTEAKCVGNRLDSKAQSMVKKASRGQRFYLESMKVKMPDGSTRELANINIKII
- the porN gene encoding type IX secretion system ring subunit PorN/GldN → MLRKSLILCLLVFCSFSIYAQNKVLDKPWIKENTPTRRVIPYTHVREADVMWQRRVWRTIDLREKINHPLYYPITPIQDRKCLYDVLKEGILEGTITAYDVNDDEFTIQLTKAEAKTQMGEWKENKQYDEWGEEILGASDSVYNDFSAQDIVEYRLKEEWFFDRERSIMDVRILGIAPVRNNIDENTGESKGKMPMFWVYFPEARYVFANYDVFNRQNDAERRTFEDIFWKRMFNSYIVKRSNVYDRNNKSYLKGLDLLLEGDKIKEDIFNYEHDLWHF
- a CDS encoding threonine aldolase family protein gives rise to the protein MIIDLRSDTVTRPSDAMLNAMWQAKVGDDVLGDDPTVKELEQKVANLFGMEDALFCPSGTMTNQIAIKIHTNSPGELICDELSHVYKYEGGGIGFNSGLATKLLKGDRGRLNVKMVEEAINPNDIHFPESQLVVLENTCNKGGGTIYTLDDIIRIKQLCEEKGLKFHLDGARVFNAIVESDYSEKDLGKYFDTISVCLSKGLGAPVGSLLVGSKKDIIKARRIRKILGGGMRQAGYLAAAGIFALDNNVDRLKDDHSRAREIANNIEGLSFIKTIWPVYTNILIFEINDNVDLNNLISGLAEHNLKVSAFGSQLIRIVTHLDFTDEMLSETIKILRNIKF
- a CDS encoding DUF3109 family protein, whose protein sequence is MIHINDTIISEVLLEKKFVCNLKACKGACCVEGDAGAPLDEDELKKLEEVYPIVKEYLSDQSIKALEENLYTVDTDGDYVTTLINNKECAYVVFEEDGTSKCGIEQAYLDGKTDWKKPISCHLFPVRLNEYETFTAVNYAYWDICDDACVLGEQLGVKVYQFLKEPLIRRFGEKWFNELELVDHNFNKI
- a CDS encoding ribonucleotide-diphosphate reductase subunit beta, which encodes MANEEPILKENPDRFVLFPIQHDDIWKFYKDQQASFWTAEEIDLSQDLNDWDNKLTEDERYFIKHILAFFAASDGIVNENLAENFLSEVQYTEAKFFYGFQVMMENIHSETYSLLIDTYIKDNKEKDYLLNAIDTFPPVRKKADWALRWIDNGSFAERLVAFAAVEGIFFSGSFCSIFWLKKRGLMPGLTFSNELISRDEGMHMDFACLLYNNHLVNKLSKEKITKIITDAVDIEAEFVTESLPVRLIGMNSDLMNQYIQFVADRLLNELGCEKVYNTTNPFDFMDMISLQGKTNFFEKRVAEYQKAGVSSGSEQNDAFSLDEDF